One Desulfovibrionales bacterium genomic region harbors:
- a CDS encoding metallophosphoesterase, producing MHIIAFGDIHERTENIKKIKDVSRADCVIITGDLTNVGGIDKAKVVLENIRRYNSKVYAQAGNFDQKAVQDYLTELHINLHANGFLIGNIGIFGVGGSNYTPFNTPIEYSEEEIKDFIYKGFTKVKDAALKIFVTHAPPFNTAVDVVTGGRHVGSKAVRSFIEEHQLQACITGHIHEAAGHDTIGQTMIINPGMLKNGGYVEILIDAKNIKADLKRI from the coding sequence ATGCATATTATAGCCTTCGGCGATATCCACGAACGCACGGAAAATATAAAAAAAATTAAAGACGTCTCCCGTGCTGACTGTGTCATTATTACCGGCGACTTAACAAACGTGGGAGGGATAGATAAGGCCAAAGTGGTCTTGGAAAACATCCGAAGATATAACTCTAAGGTTTATGCCCAGGCGGGCAATTTTGATCAGAAGGCAGTGCAGGATTACCTGACTGAACTCCATATAAACCTCCACGCCAACGGATTTCTAATAGGAAATATAGGCATTTTTGGTGTGGGCGGTTCCAATTATACGCCCTTTAATACCCCAATAGAATATAGCGAAGAAGAGATTAAGGACTTTATTTACAAGGGGTTTACAAAGGTTAAAGACGCGGCCCTGAAAATCTTCGTTACCCACGCTCCTCCGTTTAATACCGCCGTTGATGTCGTCACCGGTGGCCGCCATGTAGGAAGCAAGGCCGTGCGCTCCTTCATTGAGGAGCACCAGCTCCAGGCATGTATCACCGGCCATATTCACGAGGCCGCAGGCCATGACACCATAGGCCAGACTATGATTATAAATCCAGGGATGCTGAAAAATGGCGGATACGTAGAGATCTTAATCGATGCCAAGAATATCAAAGCGGACCTTAAGAGGATTTAA
- a CDS encoding MBL fold metallo-hydrolase gives MIIKQMIVGHMAVCCYIVGCPQTKKAFFIDPAGNEDEVVQAAKDLGLEIQYVVNTHGHPDHTCGNGRIKELTGAQIVMHELDDDLFSEPKTQMFYRQMGFDPAPPADIRIKDGDTITVGNTVLEAIHTPGHTPGAVCLYGEGNLFTGDTLFVGAVGRTDLPGGSFETLLQSIKERILVLPDETIIWPGHNYGDSPVSTLGEERETNAYLTDFIK, from the coding sequence ATGATTATTAAGCAGATGATAGTTGGCCACATGGCGGTATGTTGTTACATAGTCGGCTGTCCTCAGACTAAAAAAGCGTTTTTCATCGATCCGGCCGGGAATGAAGATGAAGTTGTACAGGCCGCAAAAGACCTTGGGCTTGAAATCCAATATGTGGTCAATACGCATGGCCACCCTGACCATACCTGCGGGAACGGGCGGATAAAGGAATTAACCGGGGCACAGATAGTCATGCACGAGCTGGATGACGATCTCTTTTCCGAACCCAAGACTCAGATGTTTTACCGCCAGATGGGGTTTGATCCGGCCCCGCCTGCGGACATCCGTATCAAAGATGGAGATACAATAACCGTGGGTAATACTGTACTTGAAGCCATCCACACACCCGGGCATACTCCTGGGGCTGTCTGTCTTTACGGCGAAGGGAATCTCTTTACAGGAGATACCCTGTTTGTGGGAGCGGTAGGGCGAACCGACCTCCCCGGCGGCTCATTTGAAACTCTGCTCCAATCCATAAAAGAGCGGATTTTGGTGTTGCCGGACGAAACCATCATCTGGCCGGGACATAATTATGGAGACTCACCTGTCTCGACCCTGGGAGAGGAAAGAGAGACAAACGCTTACCTTACGGACTTTATTAAGTAA
- a CDS encoding FAD-dependent oxidoreductase → MTPLDYDVVILGTGPAGLQAAIHAARRKVSVLVMGRLDKSSLFAAAHIENYCSVLKSSGAELLETGKKQAEAFGAHLLGEDALELEKADRSFVVKSESGKEIQAQALILATGAARKKLGLKGEKELLGRGISYCVDCDANFFRNQVVAVIGNGSAAATGALTLLKYASKVYLICKQLSVVPSLERQIRESAIERLEGNWIKELKGEDELKEVVLTDTRTLPLNGLFVELGAKGISELTLNLDIALDPESYQFIITDKRQATNVPGIFAAGDICGLPFQMAKAVGEGCVAGISAATYVKGQGREGAEGQEPGHDY, encoded by the coding sequence GTGACACCACTCGATTATGATGTGGTTATCCTGGGAACAGGCCCGGCCGGGCTGCAAGCTGCTATCCATGCGGCGAGGCGTAAAGTCTCTGTGTTAGTCATGGGAAGGTTGGACAAGAGTAGCCTTTTTGCTGCTGCCCATATTGAAAACTATTGTTCGGTTTTAAAATCCAGCGGCGCTGAGTTGCTTGAGACGGGGAAAAAGCAGGCGGAGGCCTTCGGTGCCCATCTCCTGGGAGAAGACGCCCTGGAGTTGGAAAAGGCCGATCGGTCCTTTGTTGTCAAAAGTGAAAGCGGCAAAGAAATACAGGCCCAGGCCCTTATTCTGGCCACGGGCGCGGCTCGCAAGAAATTGGGACTCAAGGGGGAGAAAGAATTGTTGGGGCGGGGAATAAGCTACTGCGTCGATTGTGACGCCAACTTCTTCCGCAATCAGGTGGTGGCCGTTATCGGGAACGGTTCGGCTGCGGCCACCGGCGCCCTTACCCTCCTCAAGTATGCGTCAAAGGTCTATCTCATCTGTAAACAGCTCTCTGTCGTCCCGTCTCTGGAACGCCAGATCAGGGAAAGCGCTATTGAACGCCTGGAAGGGAATTGGATTAAGGAACTTAAGGGAGAAGATGAGCTTAAAGAAGTTGTGCTAACAGACACCCGCACCCTCCCTTTAAACGGCCTTTTTGTCGAACTAGGAGCCAAAGGAATTTCGGAGCTGACGCTTAATCTCGATATAGCGCTCGATCCCGAATCCTATCAATTCATAATAACGGATAAAAGGCAGGCGACAAACGTGCCGGGCATATTTGCGGCCGGGGACATCTGCGGGCTACCTTTCCAGATGGCCAAAGCAGTGGGCGAAGGTTGTGTGGCCGGCATAAGCGCCGCAACCTATGTAAAAGGACAGGGAAGGGAAGGCGCTGAAGGTCAGGAGCCCGGGCATGATTATTAA
- a CDS encoding DNA gyrase inhibitor YacG, whose translation MKIKCPVCHKSTSWEGNPFRPFCSERCKLIDLGKWIDEGYRIPGEPETATADTEKEDGD comes from the coding sequence GTGAAGATCAAATGCCCGGTCTGTCATAAATCAACTTCGTGGGAAGGAAATCCCTTCCGTCCCTTTTGTTCCGAGCGCTGCAAACTGATCGATCTCGGTAAATGGATTGACGAAGGTTATCGTATCCCGGGTGAACCGGAGACTGCAACGGCTGATACGGAGAAGGAAGATGGGGATTAG
- a CDS encoding universal stress protein — protein sequence MDKKILVATDGSIHSERSIAYIGHLFGKDSNIRTTLFYVLPPLPPVLTEKGEGYGDWQVLSQKAQQLMDIHRRKARSVIDKGRAILMKAGLGEEVINTQIVEKKIGLARDIIFEAEKGNYDAVVVGRRGLSKLESAIMGSISTKIVQALQTRPVWVIDGKITSNKILMPMDASDASLKAVDHLGFMIAGLPGIEVTFYHVLPGLGLFTAEEEIDLSDIEDLWMEKEAEDIYAIFEQAKKILQDAGLPGKQVKYKIKKGPTNVAREILREAQRRDFGTIVMARRGVSKTREFFMGSVSSKILASAENLAVWIV from the coding sequence ATGGACAAAAAAATACTCGTGGCCACTGATGGTTCCATACATTCGGAAAGATCTATAGCCTATATCGGGCATCTCTTCGGTAAGGATTCCAATATCCGGACAACTCTTTTTTACGTTCTTCCCCCACTGCCGCCTGTTCTCACTGAGAAAGGAGAAGGGTACGGCGACTGGCAGGTGTTAAGCCAGAAGGCCCAGCAACTGATGGATATTCACAGACGCAAGGCCCGGAGCGTCATAGATAAAGGAAGGGCCATTCTTATGAAGGCGGGTCTTGGCGAAGAAGTCATTAATACTCAAATCGTGGAGAAAAAAATAGGATTGGCCAGGGATATTATCTTTGAGGCCGAAAAAGGAAATTATGACGCCGTGGTCGTTGGACGCCGCGGTCTATCCAAGTTGGAATCGGCTATCATGGGGAGTATATCTACAAAGATTGTACAAGCGCTGCAAACACGGCCTGTCTGGGTGATAGACGGAAAGATAACCTCCAATAAGATCCTGATGCCGATGGACGCCTCAGATGCATCCCTGAAAGCCGTCGATCACCTGGGTTTTATGATTGCCGGCCTGCCCGGCATAGAAGTCACGTTTTATCACGTCCTGCCCGGACTTGGTCTTTTCACCGCTGAAGAAGAGATCGATCTTTCGGATATTGAAGATCTGTGGATGGAAAAGGAGGCCGAAGACATATACGCAATCTTTGAACAGGCGAAAAAGATACTGCAGGACGCGGGCCTTCCGGGAAAACAAGTCAAATATAAAATCAAAAAGGGGCCAACCAACGTAGCCAGAGAGATTCTGCGTGAAGCGCAGCGGCGGGATTTTGGTACGATTGTTATGGCCAGGAGAGGGGTATCTAAGACCCGGGAATTTTTTATGGGCAGCGTTTCCAGTAAGATTCTGGCCTCCGCTGAGAACCTTGCCGTCTGGATAGTATAG
- a CDS encoding YkgJ family cysteine cluster protein yields the protein MESEEILFTCQMCNDCCYGENTICLTPADIRRIASGLGLTESEFLERYCVSKGSYVQMNVVNNHCIFWNGKCSIHAFKPGRCREWPFVPSLLDQASFLIIQQNCPGFNKDITFEDALPYVKTILGGEPAAKE from the coding sequence ATGGAATCAGAAGAAATATTATTTACCTGTCAGATGTGTAATGACTGCTGTTATGGCGAGAATACTATATGCCTGACTCCGGCTGATATTCGCCGTATCGCCTCCGGCCTGGGTCTTACTGAAAGCGAATTTCTGGAAAGATATTGCGTCTCCAAAGGCTCATACGTCCAGATGAACGTAGTGAATAACCACTGCATATTCTGGAATGGCAAATGTTCCATACATGCGTTTAAGCCCGGTCGTTGCCGTGAATGGCCTTTTGTCCCCAGCCTCCTTGATCAGGCCAGCTTTCTGATAATTCAACAAAATTGTCCCGGGTTTAATAAGGACATCACTTTTGAGGACGCCCTGCCCTATGTTAAGACAATCCTTGGCGGAGAACCGGCGGCAAAGGAATGA
- a CDS encoding DUF3343 domain-containing protein, producing the protein MKSADCKIIFIFDSIHYVLKAEKALKKEDIPCELIPVPREISSDCGMALAIDESAGGVARERLAEYHLEFSIFRKAGKGYFKAPA; encoded by the coding sequence ATGAAATCAGCGGACTGTAAAATTATCTTTATCTTTGACTCCATCCACTATGTCCTCAAGGCGGAGAAGGCGCTCAAAAAAGAAGATATCCCCTGTGAACTCATACCCGTCCCGCGCGAAATCAGTTCAGACTGCGGCATGGCCCTGGCTATAGATGAAAGCGCCGGCGGTGTCGCCAGGGAGAGGCTGGCAGAATACCATCTGGAATTTTCTATCTTCCGAAAAGCGGGAAAAGGCTATTTCAAGGCCCCCGCATAA
- a CDS encoding aminotransferase class V-fold PLP-dependent enzyme produces the protein MPIYCDQAATSFPKPKAVVEAISSFLTNTSGSPGRSAHKYAIEAGRAVFEARERVADFFNCPSSEQVIFTANVTESLNLVLLGLLQPGDHVVTTSMEHNSVMRPLQYLKESRDVDFTVVSCDNQGQIDPENIRKALRPETRLVAVNHASNVTGTILPIEAVGEIKGDAFFLVDTAQSAGVIPIDMQEAGIDFLAFTGHKSLLGPTGIGGLCLSKDIRLNPLKRGGTGSRSESWAHPDFLPDRYESGTPNTMGIVGLDAGIRFIREQGIERIRAHELQLIRQMMEGLSGIKGVKIYGPRAADKKTGIVSLNIEDKSPSGVCLILDRKYGIMTRGGLQCAPVAHKTIGTFPNGTVRLSLGYFNTREEADQAIRAIYEISKM, from the coding sequence ATGCCTATTTACTGTGATCAGGCCGCTACGTCTTTCCCCAAACCGAAAGCAGTAGTCGAGGCCATCTCGTCATTCCTTACCAATACCTCGGGAAGTCCAGGACGTTCGGCACACAAATATGCTATAGAGGCAGGTAGGGCAGTCTTTGAGGCCCGCGAGAGAGTAGCGGATTTCTTCAATTGTCCTTCTTCCGAACAGGTCATCTTTACGGCCAATGTCACGGAATCCCTGAACCTCGTCCTTTTGGGGCTCCTCCAACCCGGCGACCACGTAGTTACCACCTCTATGGAACATAACTCGGTTATGCGCCCCCTGCAATATCTCAAGGAGTCCCGCGATGTAGATTTTACTGTAGTTTCCTGTGACAATCAGGGACAGATTGACCCGGAGAATATCCGAAAGGCCCTGCGGCCGGAGACAAGACTCGTTGCGGTCAACCATGCCTCTAACGTGACGGGAACCATACTTCCGATTGAAGCAGTGGGTGAAATCAAGGGGGACGCCTTTTTTCTTGTAGATACGGCGCAGAGCGCCGGGGTAATACCCATTGATATGCAGGAGGCCGGGATCGATTTTCTGGCCTTTACCGGCCATAAATCACTTCTGGGTCCCACGGGCATCGGCGGACTCTGCCTGTCAAAAGATATTCGCCTGAATCCCCTTAAGAGGGGTGGAACCGGAAGCCGTTCTGAGTCGTGGGCGCATCCTGATTTTCTTCCAGACCGTTATGAAAGCGGCACGCCCAATACCATGGGCATCGTCGGATTGGATGCCGGAATAAGATTCATCCGGGAGCAAGGTATTGAACGCATCCGGGCCCACGAATTGCAACTTATCCGGCAGATGATGGAGGGGCTAAGCGGTATCAAGGGCGTAAAAATTTATGGCCCCCGGGCTGCCGACAAAAAGACGGGCATTGTCTCTCTGAATATTGAGGATAAAAGTCCCTCTGGGGTGTGTCTTATTCTCGACAGGAAATATGGTATAATGACCCGCGGCGGGTTACAGTGCGCTCCTGTAGCCCACAAGACCATCGGTACGTTCCCGAACGGCACTGTCCGTCTTTCCCTCGGTTATTTCAATACCAGGGAAGAGGCTGACCAGGCCATAAGGGCGATATATGAGATCAGTAAGATGTAA
- the yedF gene encoding sulfurtransferase-like selenium metabolism protein YedF, producing MQQTIDCRGLACPQPVLRTKQALEEISTGSIIVIVDNEAAKGNVTRFAESQGCKVSVKKREGVFYLAIGEKEESKATGIMPPEGLTCQPGQQKMPSKKETVFVFKSDQMGTGDAALGKILVQALLKTLSSLDEKPNKLIFYNRGVYLTTDASEVLPALKDLAANGMEILVCGTCLDYYHLKEKLAVGTISNMFSILETMAKADKVIFP from the coding sequence GTGCAACAAACCATTGACTGTCGGGGGCTGGCCTGTCCTCAGCCTGTTCTCCGCACCAAGCAAGCCTTGGAAGAGATATCCACAGGCTCAATAATAGTTATAGTTGATAACGAAGCCGCCAAAGGAAATGTTACCCGCTTTGCGGAAAGCCAGGGATGTAAGGTCTCTGTTAAAAAAAGGGAGGGGGTTTTCTATCTCGCCATCGGAGAAAAGGAAGAGAGCAAAGCGACCGGTATAATGCCTCCTGAAGGTCTTACCTGTCAGCCGGGACAACAGAAGATGCCCTCAAAAAAGGAAACCGTCTTTGTCTTTAAATCGGATCAAATGGGCACCGGAGATGCAGCCCTGGGCAAGATACTCGTTCAGGCCCTGCTCAAGACCTTGTCCAGCCTGGATGAAAAACCAAACAAGCTGATCTTTTACAACCGCGGGGTGTATCTGACCACAGACGCTTCAGAGGTCCTCCCGGCACTAAAAGACCTGGCGGCAAACGGTATGGAAATTCTGGTCTGTGGCACCTGCCTGGATTATTATCACCTGAAGGAAAAATTAGCGGTCGGCACTATTTCCAACATGTTTTCCATCCTGGAAACCATGGCCAAGGCCGATAAAGTCATTTTCCCATAA
- a CDS encoding sigma 54-interacting transcriptional regulator, which yields MRTEPRIPFESKVVFSCQNQAVSGSITNLSLKGIFINAHNCPPKHSFIELALTMPFLPEPPNVMAKVKRTDHGGFAAEFFGMNHEVVSSIWSFVCARLTSLNNCPYCGMPVGDKQSSHCPHCTYLLSFDDPDYFEKRDTAITRKGLIDFIGKLSDPEVHAIARTIRRYLLGRNTEISGNSDEEMVGTCDKMRTVFHLIRKVATADVPVLIIGETGTGKEMTARAIHERSLRQSGPFIPINCGAIPKDLLESELFGHEKGAFTGAKRQVRGRIEYAAGGTLFLDEVGELPPPLQVKLLRFLEDYRIERVGGRESIQVDLRIIAATNRDLEKDIAEGRFREDLFYRLNVVTIHMPALCERGEDIVIMAEIFLRKYAQTAGKNIGGFTREALTALKTHHWPGNVRELVNRIRRAAVMAEQRWITPDNLELAIGQDQGTGLKEASKLFEHNLIKETLGRHEGKISQTAKTLKISRSEMYYLLKKHGIQRA from the coding sequence GTGCGAACAGAGCCACGGATACCATTTGAAAGTAAGGTCGTCTTCAGTTGTCAGAATCAAGCCGTATCCGGGTCCATTACCAACCTCAGTTTGAAAGGTATCTTTATTAACGCCCATAATTGCCCCCCAAAACACTCTTTTATTGAACTTGCCCTGACGATGCCGTTCTTACCCGAGCCGCCTAATGTCATGGCTAAGGTAAAGAGAACGGATCATGGTGGATTTGCTGCCGAATTTTTTGGTATGAATCACGAGGTTGTTTCCTCTATATGGTCCTTTGTTTGTGCCCGGCTCACATCATTAAATAATTGTCCATACTGTGGTATGCCTGTCGGGGATAAACAGTCTTCCCATTGTCCTCACTGCACCTATTTACTATCCTTTGATGACCCGGACTATTTTGAAAAACGTGATACGGCTATCACCAGGAAGGGCCTTATAGATTTCATCGGGAAGCTTTCCGATCCAGAAGTCCACGCCATCGCCAGAACCATAAGAAGATACCTTTTGGGGCGTAATACTGAGATATCTGGCAATAGCGACGAAGAGATGGTCGGGACCTGTGATAAGATGAGGACTGTATTTCATTTGATTCGTAAGGTGGCCACAGCAGACGTACCTGTCCTGATTATTGGCGAAACAGGCACGGGCAAAGAGATGACGGCCAGGGCTATTCATGAAAGGAGCCTTAGGCAAAGCGGCCCGTTTATTCCCATAAATTGTGGGGCTATCCCTAAAGACCTCCTGGAGTCGGAATTATTTGGCCATGAAAAAGGGGCGTTTACCGGGGCTAAGAGGCAGGTGCGGGGCCGCATTGAGTATGCTGCGGGTGGCACCCTTTTCTTAGATGAAGTGGGAGAGCTACCCCCACCCCTCCAGGTAAAACTTTTACGGTTTCTGGAGGATTACCGGATCGAGAGAGTGGGCGGCCGGGAGAGCATCCAAGTCGATTTACGTATCATCGCCGCTACCAATCGCGACCTTGAAAAGGATATCGCCGAAGGTCGTTTCCGGGAAGATCTCTTTTATAGATTAAACGTCGTCACGATTCACATGCCGGCCTTGTGCGAACGGGGAGAGGACATCGTTATTATGGCGGAAATATTCCTGCGTAAGTATGCCCAAACGGCAGGCAAAAACATAGGTGGTTTTACCCGTGAGGCATTGACTGCCCTTAAGACTCACCACTGGCCGGGTAATGTCCGGGAGCTTGTCAACCGTATAAGACGGGCTGCCGTAATGGCGGAACAACGTTGGATAACCCCGGATAATCTGGAACTTGCGATTGGCCAGGATCAAGGGACAGGGCTTAAGGAAGCCAGTAAGCTTTTTGAGCATAACTTAATAAAAGAGACCCTGGGAAGGCATGAAGGTAAAATCAGCCAAACAGCCAAGACCCTTAAAATCAGCCGTTCCGAAATGTACTACCTGCTGAAAAAACACGGTATTCAGCGGGCCTAA
- a CDS encoding C39 family peptidase has protein sequence MVVRMMYRGPAIYKKVISLREKKFIKIVPQSKDYSCGAAAMATILSYQFGKETSETDAMQGLLEVADLEVVKKKGFSLLDLKRYAENIGYRAGGFKVKADLLPNINKPTIVLIDVRGYSHFVVLKGVRGENVFLADPAWGNRIMNLADFLKAWNGIVFAFDGPKLADATGLGCEDREAMPVDCILRMKSLDSAGRFIMDPSQQSAIFKTIYRDSLL, from the coding sequence GTGGTAGTTCGGATGATGTACCGCGGACCGGCCATCTATAAGAAAGTTATCAGTCTGCGAGAAAAAAAGTTCATCAAGATAGTCCCGCAAAGTAAGGATTATAGTTGTGGCGCAGCGGCCATGGCCACCATTTTATCCTACCAGTTTGGCAAGGAGACTTCGGAAACGGATGCCATGCAGGGTCTGCTGGAGGTCGCAGACCTTGAGGTGGTAAAGAAAAAGGGTTTTTCACTTTTGGATTTGAAAAGGTATGCGGAGAATATAGGTTACCGGGCCGGCGGTTTCAAGGTCAAGGCCGACCTGCTCCCAAACATAAACAAACCGACGATTGTCCTCATCGATGTCCGGGGGTATTCGCATTTTGTAGTCCTGAAGGGCGTACGCGGGGAGAACGTCTTCCTGGCTGATCCGGCTTGGGGGAACCGCATTATGAATCTCGCGGATTTTTTAAAGGCATGGAACGGCATTGTCTTCGCTTTTGACGGCCCAAAGCTGGCTGATGCCACCGGGCTGGGGTGCGAAGACCGGGAGGCTATGCCGGTGGACTGTATTCTCCGAATGAAAAGCCTGGACAGCGCCGGACGATTCATCATGGATCCTTCCCAGCAGAGCGCCATTTTTAAGACCATTTATCGGGACAGCTTGTTATGA
- a CDS encoding transporter, protein MLHKTLAFLFVILVCSSISPLYALAQQEERKPVPGVSVEKGGALLPTGRFVLEPAFQYAHNSSKQLVSISGFSIFNAILIGRIDLKEIERDIYIPSITARLGFKDMELNVKVPWMYRKDKETNPAEAGATVYSADDSGLGDVEGGFYYRLVNENGAVPDIILSLGVKSDTGRDPYGLQTETVGGQLRYKEFPTGTGHWGYSGGLIFVKTTDPAIVFLNLTYFYNDSRDIGTENGTFYGEVDPGDSFEYNIGTVVALNEKFSMNFTLNQRITGKTVQGGSEIADSDLNAISFNLGGTYAISKRFSVDMTAGIGLTSDANDVTLLLRIPINFEF, encoded by the coding sequence GTGCTACACAAAACCCTTGCCTTTTTGTTTGTTATCTTGGTCTGTTCATCTATATCTCCCCTTTATGCCCTGGCCCAGCAAGAGGAACGAAAGCCCGTCCCCGGCGTCTCCGTAGAAAAAGGCGGGGCGCTCCTTCCCACGGGGCGATTTGTGCTGGAACCGGCATTTCAATATGCCCATAACTCCAGCAAGCAGCTTGTTTCCATAAGCGGCTTTAGCATATTCAATGCCATTCTGATCGGCCGGATCGACCTGAAGGAGATCGAAAGAGATATCTATATACCTTCCATAACGGCCCGGTTAGGTTTCAAGGACATGGAATTAAACGTCAAGGTGCCGTGGATGTACCGGAAAGATAAGGAGACAAACCCGGCCGAAGCAGGGGCGACTGTCTATTCCGCTGATGACAGCGGCCTTGGAGACGTCGAGGGGGGGTTTTATTATAGGCTGGTCAATGAGAACGGCGCTGTTCCGGATATCATCCTTAGCCTGGGCGTCAAATCGGACACAGGACGTGATCCCTACGGGCTGCAAACTGAGACAGTCGGCGGCCAGTTACGCTACAAAGAGTTTCCGACAGGCACCGGGCACTGGGGTTATTCCGGAGGTCTGATCTTTGTTAAGACTACCGACCCCGCTATTGTATTCCTGAACCTGACGTACTTTTATAATGACTCCAGAGACATCGGAACAGAGAATGGCACATTTTATGGCGAGGTTGATCCCGGGGACAGCTTTGAATATAACATCGGCACCGTCGTCGCCCTGAACGAGAAGTTTTCCATGAACTTTACCCTTAACCAGCGCATTACCGGCAAGACTGTACAAGGCGGTTCAGAAATAGCAGATAGTGATCTTAATGCCATTTCTTTTAACCTGGGCGGCACCTATGCTATCTCTAAACGATTCTCTGTAGATATGACCGCCGGGATTGGGCTGACCTCCGATGCCAACGATGTGACGTTACTGTTACGAATACCCATTAATTTTGAATTCTAA
- the rlmN gene encoding 23S rRNA (adenine(2503)-C(2))-methyltransferase RlmN, with protein sequence MPSIEATKIDLRDMTLPELEDWVLSAGLERFRAGQIFRWLWRGDVASFDQMTNLGKELREKLSELSYISHLHPKEIERSQDGTQKFLFALSDGNYIESVLIPEKGHYTLCLSSQAGCAMGCRFCLTGKGGFKRNLKAPEIVNQVLAIQRTLLPGEKPSTSAPGGLTNLVFMGMGEPLANYENVLKSLRILLADEGCGFSSRRVTVSTCGLVPQMEKLGRDITVNLAISLHAPDNDTRSFLMPINRTYPLEVLIEACRRFPLPQRRMITFEYLLIYGVNDAPEQAQALAKLLKNVRAKINLIPFNAYPGSEFKPPPPERVLAFQQILVKNHYTTMIRRSKGADISAACGQLHAHVVYESGGLRSTGQ encoded by the coding sequence ATGCCAAGTATAGAAGCGACAAAAATAGACTTACGTGATATGACCTTGCCCGAATTAGAGGACTGGGTTTTATCTGCCGGTCTGGAGCGTTTTCGAGCCGGGCAGATCTTCCGCTGGCTATGGCGCGGTGATGTAGCGTCCTTTGACCAGATGACCAACCTCGGGAAGGAACTGCGGGAAAAACTATCAGAGCTTTCTTACATCAGCCACCTTCATCCCAAAGAGATTGAGAGATCGCAAGACGGCACACAAAAATTCCTTTTTGCGCTTTCCGATGGAAACTATATTGAGAGTGTTCTCATCCCGGAAAAGGGGCATTACACGTTGTGCCTGTCATCCCAGGCAGGCTGCGCCATGGGATGCCGGTTTTGTCTTACCGGAAAGGGTGGGTTCAAACGTAACTTAAAGGCCCCGGAGATTGTAAATCAGGTCTTAGCGATCCAAAGGACACTTCTCCCCGGGGAGAAGCCGTCCACGTCCGCCCCCGGCGGGCTGACCAATCTGGTCTTTATGGGCATGGGCGAACCCTTAGCCAACTATGAAAATGTTCTGAAGAGCCTGCGGATACTGCTGGCAGATGAGGGCTGCGGCTTTTCCAGCCGCAGGGTGACGGTATCTACCTGTGGTCTTGTCCCACAAATGGAGAAACTGGGCAGGGATATTACGGTTAACCTGGCCATTTCCCTCCACGCCCCGGATAATGATACCCGCAGCTTCCTCATGCCCATAAACCGGACTTATCCCCTGGAGGTATTGATTGAGGCCTGCCGGCGTTTTCCCCTGCCGCAGCGGCGTATGATAACCTTTGAGTATCTTCTTATATACGGGGTAAATGATGCGCCGGAGCAGGCACAGGCTTTGGCCAAGTTACTCAAAAACGTCCGGGCCAAGATCAATCTTATCCCGTTTAATGCCTACCCGGGTTCAGAGTTCAAGCCCCCGCCACCGGAAAGAGTTCTGGCCTTCCAGCAAATATTGGTAAAAAACCATTATACGACGATGATCCGCCGGAGCAAGGGCGCCGATATATCGGCGGCTTGCGGGCAACTGCACGCCCATGTTGTATATGAAAGCGGGGGGTTAAGAAGCACAGGGCAATAG